In Streptomyces sp. P3, one DNA window encodes the following:
- a CDS encoding FmdB family zinc ribbon protein — translation MPTYQYQCTECGEGLEAVQKFTDDALTECPNCGGRLKKVFSAVGIVFKGSGFYRNDSRGSSSSSSPASSSSKSSTSGSDAKSSSTSSSSSSDSKSSSSGTSAGSSSAA, via the coding sequence GTGCCGACCTATCAGTACCAGTGCACCGAGTGCGGCGAGGGCCTCGAGGCGGTGCAGAAGTTCACCGACGATGCCCTGACCGAGTGCCCCAACTGCGGTGGCCGCCTCAAGAAGGTGTTCTCCGCCGTCGGCATCGTCTTCAAGGGCTCCGGTTTCTACCGCAACGACAGCCGCGGCTCCTCGTCGAGCAGCTCGCCGGCGTCGTCGTCCTCGAAGTCGTCGACGTCCGGTTCCGACGCGAAGTCGTCGAGCACGAGCTCGTCGTCGTCCTCGGACTCCAAGTCGTCGAGCAGCGGCACCTCCGCCGGCAGCAGCTCCGCCGCGTAG
- a CDS encoding P1 family peptidase translates to MTVDALTDVAGLRVGHATRTGDGWLTGATVVLAPEGGAVAAVDVRGGGPGTKETDALDPRNLVQRVEAIVLTGGSAYGLDAASGVMAWLEEQGRGIPVGPDPRHVVPVVPAACVFDLGRGGDFRARPDAATGRAAVEAAAACEPGAPVPQGCVGAGTGAAVGAMKGGVGTAGVVLASGITVAALVVANAVGSVLDPETGVLYGELFQGRVTYPRARVHEAARRRLAESAARNAPAPLNTTLAVVATDADLSKAQAQKLAGTAHDGIARAVRPVHLLHDGDTVFTLATGTRPLDPGNPLALNDVLAAGADMVTRAIVRAVRAAESVDVPGGTWPSYGELYGESSDGS, encoded by the coding sequence ATGACAGTTGACGCTCTGACGGATGTCGCCGGCCTGCGGGTGGGGCACGCCACGCGGACGGGCGACGGTTGGCTGACCGGAGCCACGGTCGTCCTCGCGCCGGAAGGCGGTGCCGTGGCCGCCGTCGACGTACGCGGCGGCGGTCCCGGCACCAAGGAGACCGACGCCCTCGATCCACGCAACCTGGTCCAGCGGGTCGAGGCGATCGTGCTGACCGGCGGCAGCGCCTACGGGCTGGACGCGGCGTCCGGTGTGATGGCCTGGCTGGAGGAGCAGGGCCGCGGGATCCCCGTCGGCCCGGACCCGCGGCACGTCGTGCCGGTGGTCCCGGCAGCCTGCGTCTTCGACCTGGGTCGGGGCGGCGACTTCCGGGCCCGGCCGGACGCGGCCACCGGCCGGGCGGCCGTGGAGGCCGCCGCCGCCTGCGAACCCGGAGCTCCGGTGCCGCAGGGGTGCGTCGGCGCGGGCACGGGCGCGGCCGTCGGAGCGATGAAGGGTGGAGTGGGCACCGCAGGCGTCGTCCTCGCGTCGGGGATCACAGTGGCCGCGCTGGTGGTGGCCAACGCCGTGGGATCGGTGCTGGATCCGGAGACCGGGGTGTTGTACGGAGAGCTGTTCCAGGGGCGCGTGACCTACCCTCGGGCGCGGGTGCACGAGGCCGCGCGCCGTCGGCTGGCCGAGAGCGCCGCGAGGAACGCCCCTGCGCCGCTCAACACGACGCTCGCGGTGGTTGCCACCGACGCGGACCTGTCGAAGGCGCAGGCGCAGAAGCTGGCGGGGACGGCGCACGACGGCATCGCGCGCGCCGTGCGGCCGGTGCACCTGCTCCATGACGGCGACACGGTCTTCACACTGGCGACGGGCACGCGTCCGCTAGACCCCGGCAACCCGCTCGCCCTGAACGACGTGCTCGCGGCGGGCGCGGACATGGTGACGCGGGCGATCGTGCGGGCCGTGCGCGCCGCCGAGTCGGTGGACGTGCCGGGCGGGACCTGGCCGTCGTACGGGGAGTTGTACGGGGAGTCGTCCGACGGCTCGTGA
- a CDS encoding fructose-specific PTS transporter subunit EIIC, translating to MSDMITADLVDLDLSAETKEAAARSLAERMVALGRVTDLEGFLADVAAREAQMPTGLDGGIGIPHCRSAHVTEPTLAFGRSAEGVDFGAADGPADLIFLIAAPAGADDAHLTILSSLARQLMNAEFTDALRAAGDPAGAAALIRGEHAPAATPPETSETAHTSTAPEAPAAEAADTPAGEAADAPTAEAAPEGASADSVPASAAASADAGTAPAADPAAPAPASGRPFRIVAVTSCPTGIAHTYMAAESLENAGREAGVDLVVETQGSAGFTRLDPAVIADADGVIFAHDVPVREKERFAGKPTVDVGVKAGINKPAQLIADVRGKAERGEVTASARGGGTPVERAGESGDGYGTKLRKWLMTGVSYMVPFVAAGGLLIALGFAIGGWEINKAPSVMEHFSWTQVDSWGALLFQTGGVAFGFLIPVLAGYIAYGMADRPGLVPGFVGGMIASNIAAGFLGGLVAGLLAGGVVLAIQRVRIPPVLRGIMPVVVLPLISSLVVGFLMFVVVGKPIAEAQKGMTDWLAGLSGANAVLLGVLLGLMMCFDLGGPVNKVAYAFATAGIAVQDPSDSAMKVMAAVMAAGMVPPLGMALATVVRKKLFTPTERENGKAAWVLGASFISEGAIPFAAADPLRVIPASMAGGAVTGALSMAFGATLRAPHGGIFVVPLIGSPFLYLLAVAAGVCVTTAVVVVLKGLRKPLAGAGATEPGTTEEAAATPGPKHPVAA from the coding sequence ATGAGCGACATGATCACCGCGGATCTGGTCGATCTCGACCTGTCCGCCGAAACGAAGGAAGCGGCGGCGCGGTCCCTCGCCGAGCGCATGGTGGCCCTCGGCCGGGTGACCGACCTCGAGGGCTTCCTCGCCGACGTGGCCGCCCGCGAGGCCCAGATGCCGACCGGTCTCGACGGCGGCATCGGCATCCCGCACTGCCGCAGCGCCCACGTCACCGAGCCGACCCTCGCCTTCGGCCGCAGCGCGGAGGGCGTCGACTTCGGCGCCGCGGACGGCCCCGCCGACCTGATCTTCCTCATCGCCGCCCCCGCCGGCGCCGACGACGCCCACCTGACGATCCTGTCGTCCCTGGCCCGCCAGCTGATGAACGCCGAGTTCACCGACGCGTTGCGCGCGGCGGGCGACCCGGCGGGCGCGGCGGCGCTGATCCGCGGCGAGCATGCCCCGGCGGCCACGCCGCCAGAGACCTCCGAGACGGCGCACACCTCCACGGCTCCTGAGGCCCCCGCAGCCGAGGCCGCGGACACCCCCGCAGGCGAGGCCGCGGACGCCCCCACCGCCGAGGCCGCACCCGAAGGCGCCTCCGCAGACTCCGTGCCGGCGTCGGCGGCGGCCTCCGCCGACGCCGGCACGGCTCCCGCCGCCGACCCGGCCGCCCCCGCTCCGGCGAGCGGCCGCCCCTTCCGGATCGTCGCCGTCACCTCCTGCCCCACCGGCATCGCCCACACCTACATGGCGGCGGAGTCCCTGGAGAACGCGGGACGGGAGGCGGGCGTCGACCTGGTCGTGGAGACGCAGGGCTCGGCCGGGTTCACCCGGCTCGACCCGGCGGTCATCGCCGACGCGGACGGCGTGATCTTCGCCCACGACGTGCCCGTACGGGAGAAGGAACGGTTCGCCGGCAAGCCGACCGTCGATGTCGGCGTGAAGGCCGGCATCAACAAGCCCGCCCAGCTGATCGCCGACGTGCGCGGCAAAGCCGAGCGCGGCGAGGTCACGGCGAGCGCCCGGGGCGGCGGCACGCCCGTCGAGCGGGCCGGTGAGTCCGGCGACGGCTACGGCACCAAGCTCCGCAAGTGGCTGATGACGGGCGTCAGTTACATGGTCCCGTTCGTCGCCGCGGGCGGTCTGCTGATCGCTCTGGGCTTCGCGATCGGCGGCTGGGAGATCAACAAGGCGCCCTCGGTCATGGAGCATTTCTCCTGGACCCAGGTCGACAGCTGGGGCGCCCTGCTGTTCCAGACCGGCGGGGTCGCCTTCGGCTTCCTCATCCCGGTTCTCGCCGGCTACATCGCCTACGGCATGGCCGACCGCCCCGGACTCGTCCCCGGCTTCGTCGGCGGAATGATCGCCTCCAACATCGCGGCCGGCTTCCTCGGCGGCCTGGTCGCCGGTCTGCTGGCGGGCGGTGTCGTCCTCGCGATCCAGCGCGTCAGGATTCCGCCGGTGCTGCGCGGCATCATGCCGGTGGTGGTGCTCCCGCTGATCTCCTCGCTGGTCGTCGGCTTCCTGATGTTCGTGGTCGTGGGCAAGCCCATCGCCGAGGCGCAGAAGGGCATGACGGACTGGCTGGCCGGTCTGTCCGGCGCCAACGCCGTCCTGCTGGGCGTGCTGCTCGGCCTGATGATGTGCTTCGACCTCGGCGGCCCGGTCAACAAGGTCGCGTACGCCTTCGCCACGGCCGGCATCGCCGTCCAGGACCCCAGCGACTCGGCGATGAAGGTCATGGCCGCCGTGATGGCGGCGGGCATGGTCCCGCCGCTGGGCATGGCGCTCGCGACCGTCGTCCGCAAGAAGCTCTTCACCCCGACCGAACGCGAGAACGGCAAGGCCGCCTGGGTGCTGGGCGCGTCCTTCATCTCCGAGGGCGCGATCCCGTTCGCCGCCGCCGACCCGCTGCGCGTCATCCCCGCCTCGATGGCGGGCGGCGCGGTCACCGGCGCCCTGTCGATGGCCTTCGGCGCCACCCTGCGCGCCCCGCACGGCGGCATCTTCGTGGTTCCGCTGATCGGCAGCCCGTTCCTGTACCTGCTCGCCGTCGCGGCGGGCGTGTGCGTGACGACGGCCGTGGTCGTCGTCCTCAAGGGCCTGCGCAAGCCGCTCGCCGGTGCGGGGGCGACGGAACCCGGTACGACGGAAGAGGCCGCGGCCACGCCAGGACCGAAGCACCCGGTGGCCGCCTGA
- a CDS encoding RcpC/CpaB family pilus assembly protein translates to MTGPPAPARAAAKAHRGCASTSLVAGGEPVVSLTPPSAPLPSAPLPARPVRPAASLSDPSPGRPFFPSAPFPTSSPSPASSRPPGAETPANREVPPFPPVRVRGGRYRLGPVGRPARGRRRALAVGLAVTAVALVAAGPRIGDPVRGHPSERSSTSPPDRARSALHAPSPGAHAARKVSAPVRIADAAAVRLLRPGDRVDVIAAEQTARGGTARLIARGALVTKVPEPLDAPAGGPGPVSDAGALVVLSVPRSTAARLAGASAAARLSVALW, encoded by the coding sequence GTGACTGGTCCACCGGCTCCGGCGAGGGCCGCCGCGAAGGCCCATCGTGGCTGTGCAAGCACGTCCCTCGTCGCAGGTGGTGAACCCGTCGTGTCCCTTACGCCTCCCTCCGCTCCCCTGCCTTCCGCACCGCTTCCCGCCAGGCCCGTCCGTCCCGCGGCCTCCCTCTCGGATCCGTCACCCGGCCGCCCGTTCTTCCCTTCGGCACCGTTCCCTACGTCGTCCCCGTCCCCGGCGTCCTCGCGACCGCCGGGTGCGGAGACGCCCGCCAACCGGGAGGTGCCGCCCTTTCCTCCGGTGCGGGTTCGCGGCGGGCGGTACCGGCTGGGTCCGGTGGGCCGGCCGGCCCGAGGTCGTAGGCGCGCCCTCGCGGTCGGTCTCGCCGTCACCGCCGTCGCGCTGGTCGCGGCCGGGCCTCGGATCGGTGATCCGGTGCGCGGGCACCCGTCGGAACGGAGCAGCACAAGCCCGCCCGACCGCGCGCGGTCGGCACTGCACGCCCCCTCACCCGGCGCGCACGCCGCCCGGAAGGTGTCGGCCCCGGTGCGGATCGCCGACGCCGCCGCCGTCCGGCTGCTGCGCCCCGGTGACCGGGTGGACGTCATCGCCGCCGAGCAGACGGCGCGGGGCGGCACGGCCCGGCTGATCGCCCGTGGAGCACTCGTGACCAAGGTGCCCGAGCCGCTGGACGCCCCGGCCGGGGGTCCCGGGCCGGTCAGTGACGCGGGCGCGCTGGTCGTGCTGTCGGTGCCCCGGTCGACAGCGGCACGCCTGGCGGGCGCGAGCGCCGCTGCGCGGCTTTCGGTGGCCCTGTGGTGA
- a CDS encoding Ig-like domain-containing protein, whose amino-acid sequence MTTADKAARRAVGACAALIVGALTLTACGGSASAEDDDAKGGKDGASAVRTSTAKIVISAKDGSTGASINTTGVKVSEGRLTEVRMTVAGSGQAVEGVLSADGGNWKPKEQLERGTKYRISAAAKDPSGRTAAANSTFTTVSSADSFIGTYTPDNGTTVGVGMPVSFTFDKAIGDRKTVQSHITVTSSSGQQVVGHWFGAQRLDFRPEEYWKAGSKVTMKIDLDGVEGANGLHGVQKKTVTFTVGRSQVSTVDVNTQTMTVVRDGRTLKAIPISSGDAEHTTYNGRMVISEKFTQTRMNSRTVDLGSEYDIPDVPHAMRLTASGTFLHGNYWYRKGNPPFGRTGTSHGCVGLADVQGARGDTPAKWFYDQSLIGDVVVVKNSPDKTVAPDNGLNGWNLSWAEWTAGSAI is encoded by the coding sequence GTGACAACGGCGGACAAAGCAGCGCGGCGCGCAGTGGGAGCCTGTGCGGCCCTGATCGTCGGCGCCCTGACCCTGACCGCCTGCGGGGGCAGCGCCAGTGCCGAGGACGACGACGCCAAGGGTGGCAAGGACGGCGCGAGCGCCGTCAGGACGTCCACCGCGAAGATCGTCATCTCGGCGAAGGACGGCTCGACGGGCGCGTCGATCAACACGACCGGGGTGAAGGTCAGCGAGGGCAGACTCACCGAGGTGCGGATGACGGTGGCCGGGTCAGGGCAGGCCGTCGAGGGCGTCCTGTCGGCGGACGGCGGCAACTGGAAGCCGAAGGAACAGCTGGAGCGCGGGACGAAGTACCGGATATCGGCGGCCGCGAAGGACCCGAGTGGCAGGACGGCCGCCGCCAACTCCACTTTCACCACAGTCTCTTCGGCCGACAGCTTCATCGGCACGTACACACCGGACAACGGCACGACGGTGGGCGTGGGGATGCCGGTGTCGTTCACCTTCGACAAGGCCATCGGCGACCGGAAAACCGTGCAGTCGCACATCACGGTCACCTCCAGCAGCGGACAGCAGGTGGTGGGGCACTGGTTCGGAGCGCAGCGGCTGGACTTCCGGCCCGAGGAGTATTGGAAGGCCGGCTCCAAGGTCACGATGAAGATCGACCTGGACGGGGTGGAGGGCGCGAACGGTCTCCACGGCGTGCAGAAGAAGACTGTCACCTTCACGGTCGGGCGTTCACAGGTCTCCACGGTCGACGTGAACACGCAGACCATGACGGTCGTGCGGGACGGCCGGACGCTGAAGGCGATCCCGATCTCGTCGGGCGACGCCGAGCACACCACGTACAACGGCCGCATGGTGATCTCCGAGAAGTTCACGCAGACGCGTATGAACAGCCGGACGGTCGACCTGGGCTCCGAGTACGACATCCCGGACGTACCGCACGCCATGCGGCTGACCGCGTCCGGGACGTTCCTCCACGGCAACTACTGGTACAGGAAGGGCAATCCGCCCTTCGGCCGCACCGGCACCAGCCACGGGTGCGTGGGGCTCGCCGACGTGCAGGGCGCGCGGGGCGACACGCCCGCCAAATGGTTCTACGACCAGTCGTTGATCGGTGACGTGGTGGTCGTCAAGAACTCCCCCGACAAGACGGTGGCCCCGGACAACGGGCTCAACGGGTGGAACCTGTCGTGGGCCGAGTGGACGGCCGGCAGCGCAATCTGA
- a CDS encoding DUF6227 family protein — protein MSVPYETTAYEPAESPESPEEHLARLLGRALNSFELPDEALRRLDCALAHDSSLHSAHHSAGLHRETYRHTWLLADGCALTLWELVHNTAPGSEPQHEVYVDEEELRAATARLPLPSDTPDFELPVLVQLSPVPAPRHTYVPDDSADHARRLLRRAENPDQPDTDTTALLKSAFAHQITQAFGRPCRAGRIGLGYSLYEHAFLLRDGREISLWEVEHTATPDGRHMCEVYASEDAARDAMERRAAQVS, from the coding sequence TTGAGCGTTCCGTACGAGACCACAGCGTACGAACCAGCCGAGTCGCCCGAGTCTCCGGAGGAGCACCTCGCGCGACTGCTGGGTCGCGCCCTGAACTCCTTCGAACTGCCCGACGAGGCCCTGCGCCGGCTCGACTGCGCGCTGGCCCACGACAGTTCCCTGCACTCGGCGCACCACAGCGCGGGCCTGCACCGGGAGACCTACCGGCACACCTGGCTGCTGGCCGACGGCTGCGCGCTCACGCTGTGGGAGCTGGTGCACAACACCGCGCCGGGCAGCGAGCCGCAGCACGAGGTGTACGTCGACGAGGAGGAGCTGCGCGCCGCCACCGCCCGGCTGCCCCTGCCGTCGGACACGCCGGACTTCGAACTGCCGGTACTGGTACAGCTGTCGCCGGTGCCCGCGCCCCGGCACACGTACGTACCGGACGACTCGGCGGACCACGCGCGCAGGCTGCTGCGCCGTGCGGAGAACCCCGATCAGCCCGACACGGACACGACCGCGCTGCTGAAGTCGGCGTTCGCGCACCAGATCACCCAGGCTTTCGGACGTCCTTGCCGCGCGGGCCGGATCGGCCTCGGCTACTCGCTCTACGAGCACGCCTTCCTGCTGCGCGACGGCCGGGAGATCTCCCTGTGGGAGGTCGAGCACACGGCCACGCCCGACGGTCGTCACATGTGCGAGGTGTACGCGTCGGAGGACGCGGCACGCGACGCGATGGAGCGCCGGGCGGCCCAGGTCTCCTGA
- the mscL gene encoding large conductance mechanosensitive channel protein MscL, which yields MSEQKASVLQGFKAFLMRGNVVDLAVAVVIGAAFTNIVNSVVKGIINPVIGTVGTKNLDSYYSCVKGPCTGTGDSATGVRILWGSVLGATLTFVITAAVVYFLMVLPMAKYLARVEARRKAKEGTREIIEVTELEVLKEIRDALVAQRGNGHSQR from the coding sequence GTGAGCGAACAGAAGGCAAGCGTCCTGCAAGGTTTCAAAGCGTTCCTGATGCGTGGCAACGTCGTCGACCTGGCCGTCGCGGTGGTGATCGGCGCGGCCTTCACGAACATCGTCAACTCGGTCGTGAAGGGGATCATCAACCCGGTCATCGGAACCGTCGGCACCAAGAACCTGGACAGCTACTACTCCTGCGTCAAGGGGCCCTGCACCGGGACGGGAGACAGCGCGACCGGTGTCCGGATCCTGTGGGGGTCCGTCCTCGGCGCGACCCTCACGTTCGTGATCACCGCGGCGGTCGTCTACTTCCTGATGGTCCTGCCGATGGCCAAGTACCTGGCGAGGGTCGAGGCCCGCAGGAAGGCCAAGGAGGGCACGCGGGAGATCATCGAGGTGACCGAGCTGGAGGTGCTCAAGGAGATCCGCGACGCCCTGGTCGCCCAGCGGGGCAACGGCCACAGCCAGCGGTAG
- a CDS encoding low temperature requirement protein A, with amino-acid sequence MTPRTTRPASPSGAPVPTPARRRPVRRLTSRGRDEAHRVASPLELFFDLCFVVAVAQAGVQLVHSVAESHAGEGILNYAMVFFAIWWAWMNFTWFASAYDNDDVLFRIVTLVQIAGVLVLAAGVSRAFEDHEFLAVWLGYAIMRVAMSSQWLRVALSTEGAERTAALRYAGGVLVCQVGWLGLLMLPESGRTWLFLAMAVVEVCVPLYAEKDRPTSWHPHHIAERYGLFTIIVLGETIAAATVAVKSGIDENDALGELLPIAVGGLLIVFAAWWIYFVVPIHGHLRTSRQAFMWGYGHYFVFASAAAIGAGLEVAVEQAIGEAHLSTTAASAAVTLPTALFLATVWALHARHFKVGTAQQSVLPVTALLVICCTFLGEWAVPAAGLVTALAVAAGTTLTAHTSAREYRAAGKDAEAREGAKAGKDAKAGKGAKAGKDAEAGKGAAAGTSLEAPESREG; translated from the coding sequence ATGACGCCCCGTACGACTCGGCCGGCCTCCCCCTCCGGCGCACCTGTCCCCACCCCCGCCCGCAGGAGACCGGTGCGCAGGCTCACCTCGCGCGGCAGGGACGAGGCGCATCGGGTGGCCTCGCCGCTCGAGCTCTTCTTCGATCTCTGCTTCGTGGTCGCCGTCGCCCAGGCGGGCGTCCAACTGGTCCACTCCGTTGCGGAGTCCCACGCTGGCGAGGGAATCCTCAACTACGCGATGGTCTTCTTCGCCATCTGGTGGGCCTGGATGAACTTCACCTGGTTCGCCTCGGCCTACGACAACGACGACGTCCTCTTCCGCATCGTCACGCTGGTGCAGATCGCCGGAGTGCTGGTGCTCGCCGCGGGGGTGTCCCGGGCGTTCGAGGACCACGAGTTCCTGGCCGTCTGGCTGGGCTACGCCATCATGCGCGTGGCCATGTCCTCCCAGTGGCTGCGCGTGGCGCTGTCGACGGAGGGCGCGGAGCGGACGGCCGCGCTGCGGTACGCGGGCGGCGTGCTGGTCTGCCAGGTCGGCTGGCTGGGGCTGCTGATGCTGCCCGAGAGCGGCAGGACATGGCTGTTCCTGGCGATGGCGGTGGTGGAGGTGTGCGTGCCGCTCTACGCCGAGAAGGACCGGCCGACGTCCTGGCATCCGCATCACATCGCGGAGCGGTACGGGCTGTTCACGATCATCGTGCTGGGCGAGACGATCGCGGCGGCCACGGTCGCGGTGAAGTCCGGCATCGACGAGAACGACGCGTTGGGCGAGCTGCTGCCGATCGCGGTGGGCGGGCTGCTGATCGTCTTCGCCGCCTGGTGGATCTACTTCGTGGTGCCCATCCACGGCCATCTGCGCACCAGCAGGCAGGCGTTCATGTGGGGGTACGGGCACTACTTCGTCTTCGCCTCCGCCGCCGCGATCGGCGCGGGTCTGGAGGTCGCCGTCGAGCAGGCCATCGGCGAGGCCCACCTCTCGACGACGGCCGCGTCGGCTGCGGTGACGCTGCCGACGGCACTGTTCCTGGCGACGGTCTGGGCCTTGCACGCACGGCACTTCAAGGTGGGCACCGCCCAGCAGTCGGTGCTGCCGGTCACCGCGTTGCTGGTGATCTGCTGCACCTTCCTGGGCGAGTGGGCGGTTCCGGCGGCGGGCCTGGTGACGGCACTGGCGGTCGCGGCCGGGACGACACTGACGGCGCACACGTCGGCACGGGAGTACCGGGCGGCGGGGAAGGACGCGGAGGCGAGAGAGGGCGCGAAGGCCGGGAAGGACGCGAAGGCCGGGAAGGGCGCGAAGGCCGGGAAGGACGCGGAGGCGGGGAAGGGCGCTGCGGCGGGAACGAGCCTGGAAGCGCCGGAGAGCCGGGAGGGCTGA
- a CDS encoding S-methyl-5'-thioadenosine phosphorylase, which produces MANKANAEIGVIGGSGLYSFLDDVTELQVDTPYGPPSDSLFLGEVAGRRVAFLPRHGRGHHLPPHRINYRANLWALRSVGVRQVLGPCAVGGLRPEYGPGTLLVPDQLVDRTKSRTGTYFDGLPLPDGTVPQVVHVSLADPYCPTGRAAALKAARGREWEPVDAGTLVVIEGPRFSTRAESLWHQAQGWSVVGMTGHPEAALARELELCYTTLTLVTDLDAGAESGEGVSHEEVLRVFAANVDRLRGVLFDAVAALPSTQDRNCRCGNALGGMNPGFELP; this is translated from the coding sequence ATGGCGAACAAGGCGAACGCAGAGATCGGTGTCATCGGGGGATCCGGCCTCTACTCGTTCCTGGACGACGTGACCGAACTCCAGGTCGACACCCCCTACGGACCGCCCAGCGACTCCCTCTTCCTCGGCGAGGTGGCAGGCCGGCGGGTCGCCTTCCTGCCCCGGCACGGACGCGGCCACCATCTGCCGCCCCACCGCATCAACTACCGCGCCAACCTGTGGGCGCTGCGCTCGGTCGGGGTGCGTCAGGTCCTCGGCCCGTGCGCGGTGGGCGGCCTGCGCCCCGAGTACGGGCCCGGCACGCTCCTCGTGCCCGACCAGCTGGTCGACCGCACCAAGTCGCGGACCGGGACCTACTTCGACGGACTGCCGCTGCCCGACGGCACGGTGCCCCAGGTGGTGCACGTGTCGCTGGCCGACCCCTACTGCCCCACCGGACGGGCCGCGGCGCTCAAGGCGGCACGCGGCCGCGAGTGGGAACCGGTGGACGCCGGAACCCTCGTCGTGATCGAGGGGCCGAGGTTCTCCACCCGTGCCGAATCGTTGTGGCACCAGGCGCAGGGCTGGTCGGTGGTGGGCATGACGGGCCACCCGGAAGCGGCGCTGGCCCGTGAACTCGAGCTCTGCTACACCACGTTGACCCTGGTCACCGATCTGGACGCGGGCGCCGAGAGCGGCGAGGGCGTCTCCCACGAGGAAGTGCTGCGGGTGTTCGCGGCGAACGTGGACCGGCTGCGGGGCGTGCTGTTCGACGCGGTGGCCGCGCTGCCGTCGACGCAGGACCGCAACTGCCGGTGCGGCAACGCACTGGGCGGCATGAACCCGGGGTTCGAGCTGCCGTAG